A genomic region of Methanothermobacter sp. CaT2 contains the following coding sequences:
- the tmk gene encoding dTMP kinase, producing the protein MYICFEGIDGSGKTTHSVLTAEWLRENGYRVFNVREPTDSRIGGIIREMLSSPDARTPDGQRILALLFAADRLTLRSKIEGEWSGSVVVSDRCYYSSMVYQEPAEWVSEINRFAPQPDIVILLDLDVELAMERCGGTDEFEDPSFLSRVRERYLELADKNEFYIVDAARGLNIIQRDIRRIIAPYLGICPDGIR; encoded by the coding sequence ATGTACATATGCTTTGAGGGAATTGATGGGTCAGGTAAGACAACACATTCCGTACTCACCGCGGAGTGGCTCAGGGAAAACGGATACAGGGTCTTTAATGTTAGGGAACCAACAGACTCCAGGATAGGGGGCATCATAAGGGAGATGCTCTCCAGTCCAGATGCCAGGACCCCCGATGGGCAGAGGATACTGGCATTACTCTTTGCAGCGGACCGCCTGACCCTCAGGAGTAAAATTGAGGGGGAGTGGAGTGGAAGTGTTGTGGTGAGTGACAGGTGCTACTATTCCAGCATGGTTTACCAGGAACCCGCTGAATGGGTTTCTGAGATAAACAGGTTTGCACCACAACCTGATATAGTCATACTCCTTGATCTTGATGTTGAACTGGCAATGGAGAGATGTGGCGGTACCGATGAATTTGAGGACCCATCATTTCTTTCACGTGTCAGGGAGAGGTACCTTGAACTCGCCGATAAAAATGAATTTTACATTGTTGATGCAGCAAGGGGGCTCAACATCATCCAGAGGGATATAAGGAGGATAATCGCCCCCTATCTTGGAATATGCCCTGATGGGATAAGATAG
- a CDS encoding tyrosine--tRNA ligase produces the protein MDDTLNTITRDVLEVITPDELLEVLKKDEPVVYTGYEPSGKVHLGHAITIRKLREMQDAGFRVKILLADYHAYLNGKGSMERIREMADYNRKCFLALGLSPDRTEFILGSSFQTQPEYTDLVYRMALITTLLRARRSMAQITRESEDHKVAEVIYPLMQVIDMVYLDVDVALGGMEQRKIHMLARENLPRLGFDAPVCIHTPLLHGTDGSEKMSSSKGNFIAVDDSPDEIREKVKGSYCPMGEVEGNPIIEIVKYFIMPEYGRMTIRRPEKFGGDLELDLDELLNTYSSGDLHPLDLKNAVSDYLINMLGPVRDYMEGV, from the coding sequence ATGGATGATACGCTCAACACCATAACCCGTGATGTTCTTGAGGTCATAACACCCGATGAACTGCTGGAGGTCCTTAAGAAGGATGAACCTGTTGTCTACACAGGCTATGAGCCCTCAGGTAAGGTTCATCTGGGACACGCCATAACCATAAGGAAACTGAGGGAAATGCAGGATGCCGGCTTCAGGGTCAAGATACTCCTTGCCGACTACCATGCATACCTCAATGGTAAGGGCAGCATGGAGAGGATAAGGGAGATGGCCGATTACAACAGAAAATGCTTCCTGGCACTTGGACTCTCCCCTGATAGGACCGAGTTCATCCTGGGTTCATCCTTCCAGACGCAGCCAGAGTACACAGACCTGGTATACAGAATGGCCCTCATAACAACACTCCTTCGGGCCAGGAGGAGCATGGCCCAGATAACAAGGGAATCAGAGGACCACAAGGTTGCAGAGGTTATCTACCCCCTCATGCAGGTCATCGACATGGTCTACCTTGATGTGGATGTGGCGCTGGGGGGAATGGAGCAGCGAAAGATACATATGCTGGCACGTGAGAACCTCCCAAGGCTCGGTTTCGATGCACCGGTATGCATACACACCCCACTGCTCCACGGAACCGACGGTTCAGAAAAGATGTCCTCCAGCAAGGGTAACTTCATTGCAGTGGACGACTCCCCCGATGAGATAAGGGAAAAGGTGAAGGGGAGTTACTGTCCCATGGGGGAGGTGGAGGGTAACCCAATCATCGAAATCGTGAAGTACTTTATAATGCCAGAATATGGCAGGATGACCATAAGGCGCCCCGAGAAATTTGGGGGTGACCTTGAACTGGACCTTGACGAACTCCTCAATACCTACTCCAGCGGCGACCTTCACCCGCTGGATCTAAAGAATGCGGTCTCAGATTACCTTATTAACATGCTGGGACCTGTAAGAGACTACATGGAAGGTGTTTAG